The following proteins come from a genomic window of Lachnoclostridium phytofermentans ISDg:
- a CDS encoding RNA-binding S4 domain-containing protein, with the protein MEKIILREEFIKLGQALKAAGLVDSGVEAKDVITEGLVKVNGVVEYQRGKKIHGGDSIEFNNEIVQIVDHE; encoded by the coding sequence ATGGAAAAAATTATATTAAGAGAAGAATTTATAAAATTAGGACAAGCTTTAAAAGCTGCCGGACTTGTTGATTCTGGAGTCGAAGCGAAAGATGTTATTACCGAAGGACTTGTTAAAGTGAATGGAGTTGTAGAATATCAAAGAGGAAAAAAAATTCATGGTGGTGACTCTATTGAGTTTAACAATGAAATCGTTCAAATCGTCGATCATGAATAA
- the recF gene encoding DNA replication/repair protein RecF (All proteins in this family for which functions are known are DNA-binding proteins that assist the filamentation of RecA onto DNA for the initiation of recombination or recombinational repair.) gives MIVKSLELSNFRNYENLSLEFSPSTNILYGDNAQGKTNILEAVFLCATTKSHKGSKDREIIKLQSEEAHIRMRINRDDVDHRLDMHLKKNKPKGVAIDGIPIKRSSELFGIINVVFFSPEDLSIIKNGPSERRRFIDMELCQLSKLYLHNLINYNKVLNQRNNLLKQIGFNKSLLDTLYVWDQQLIHFGSALIKERDAFMKSMNELIIALHKKLSDGKEELEIVYEASVAESEFENKLKKSMERDIALKVTNVGPHRDDLSFLINGQDVRKYGSQGQQRTAALSLKLAEIELVKQVTKDKPILLLDDVLSELDRKRQNQLLDSIVGIQTIVTCTGLEEFVNNRIETDRIYKVIQGTVEKG, from the coding sequence ATGATTGTAAAGTCTCTTGAATTGAGTAATTTTAGAAATTATGAGAACTTATCTTTGGAGTTTTCTCCATCGACTAATATTTTGTATGGAGACAATGCTCAGGGAAAGACAAACATACTTGAAGCAGTGTTTCTTTGTGCTACCACAAAGTCACATAAAGGAAGTAAGGACAGAGAAATTATTAAACTACAGTCAGAAGAAGCACATATTCGCATGAGGATAAATCGGGATGATGTGGATCATCGGCTTGATATGCACTTAAAAAAAAATAAACCCAAAGGTGTTGCTATTGATGGAATTCCGATTAAACGATCTTCTGAATTATTCGGTATCATTAATGTTGTATTTTTTTCTCCGGAGGATTTATCCATAATTAAAAATGGACCTAGCGAACGTAGACGGTTTATTGACATGGAACTTTGTCAATTAAGTAAGTTATATCTACACAATCTGATAAATTACAACAAAGTTTTAAATCAAAGAAACAATTTATTAAAGCAAATAGGTTTTAACAAAAGTTTATTGGATACGCTTTATGTGTGGGATCAGCAATTAATTCATTTTGGGTCTGCATTGATTAAAGAGAGAGATGCCTTTATGAAAAGCATGAATGAACTTATTATTGCACTACATAAAAAACTTAGCGATGGAAAAGAAGAATTAGAGATCGTTTATGAAGCAAGTGTAGCAGAAAGTGAGTTTGAAAATAAACTTAAAAAGAGTATGGAACGTGATATAGCCTTAAAGGTAACAAACGTAGGACCTCATCGGGATGACCTTAGTTTTCTAATCAATGGTCAGGATGTCAGAAAGTATGGATCACAAGGGCAGCAAAGAACTGCTGCATTATCTTTAAAGCTTGCGGAAATAGAATTAGTAAAACAGGTAACGAAAGATAAACCAATTCTACTGTTAGATGATGTATTGTCCGAACTAGATAGAAAAAGGCAAAATCAGTTATTAGATAGCATTGTTGGAATTCAAACTATAGTAACCTGTACCGGTCTTGAAGAATTTGTGAATAACAGAATAGAGACGGATCGAATTTATAAGGTTATTCAAGGAACTGTTGAAAAGGGATAA